One genomic segment of Garra rufa chromosome 13, GarRuf1.0, whole genome shotgun sequence includes these proteins:
- the mapda gene encoding N6-Methyl-AMP deaminase isoform X1, protein MDTEADLFYRQLPKVELHAHLNGSVSFETMETLIKRKPHLNIEHSMTAIRRGQRRSLDECFQVFKVIHQLVDSEEDILMVAKAVIQEFAADGVKYLELRSTPRDVTETGLTKQRYIETVLEAIRQCKQEEVDIDVRFLVAVDRRHGPEVAMETVKLAEDFLLSSDGVVVGLDLSGDPTVGHGKDLLSALEKAKNCGLKLALHLSEVPAQRDESELLLNLPPDRIGHGTFLHPEVGGSHSLVDKVCKQNIPIEICLTSNVKGQTVPSYDKHHFQYWYKRGHPCVLCTDDKGVFCTDLSQEYQLAASTFGLTQEAVWMLSQQAIGYTFAPEPIKQRLEKKWAELKQEIFQ, encoded by the exons ATGGACACCGAAGCGGATCTCTTTTATCGTCAGCTGCCCAAAGTG gaGTTACACGCACATCTCAATGGTTCTGTGAGTTTTGAAACGATGGAGACGCTTATAAAGCGCAAGCCGCATCTGAATATTGAGCACAGCATGACCGCCATTCGCCGCGGACAGCGCCGATCTCTGGACGA GTGTTTTCAAGTGTTTAAAGTGATTCATCAGCTGGTTGATTCAGAAGAGGACATACTAATG GTTGCCAAAGCAGTGATTCAAGAGTTTGCGGCAGATGGCGTAAAATATTTGGAGTTGCGTAGCACGCCCCGGGATGTGACTGAAACAG GTCTCACTAAACAAAGATACATTGAAACTGTGCTCGAAGCCATCCGGCAGTGCAAACAAGAGGAAGTTGACATTGATGTCAG GTTTCTCGTAGCCGTGGACCGCAGACATGGGCCTGAGGTTGCCATGGAGACAGTGAAGCTGGCAGAAGACTTCCTGCTTTCTAGTGATGGAGTAGTAGTTGGACTTGACCTCAGTGGAGACCCAACA GTCGGTCATGGAAAAGACTTACTCTCTGCACTTGAAAAAGCCAAGAACTGCGGTCTGAAGTTGGCGCTACACCTCTCAGAG GTTCCTGCTCAGAGAGATGAGTCTGAGCTGTTGTTGAACTTGCCTCCTGATAGAATCGGCCATGGAACCTTCCTGCATCCTGAGGTTGGCGGGTCCCACAGTCTTGTGGATAAAGTTTGCAAACAAAATATTCCTATCG AGATATGTTTGACCTCTAATGTCAAAGGTCAAACGGTGCCTTCATATGACAAGCATCACTTCCAATACTGGTATAAGAGAGGACATCCGTGTGTTCTCTGT ACGGATGATAAGGGCGTGTTCTGCACAGATCTCTCTCAGGAGTACCAGCTGGCGGCCTCCACCTTTGGTTTGACTCAGGAAGCCGTGTGGATGCTCTCCCAGCAGGCCATTGGATACACCTTCGCTCCCGAGCCAATCAAACAGAGGCTGGAGAAGAAGTGGGCAGAGCTCAAACAGGAGATCTTCCAGTGA
- the mapda gene encoding N6-Methyl-AMP deaminase isoform X2, producing the protein MDTEADLFYRQLPKVELHAHLNGSVSFETMETLIKRKPHLNIEHSMTAIRRGQRRSLDECFQVFKVIHQLVDSEEDILMVAKAVIQEFAADGVKYLELRSTPRDVTETGLTKQRYIETVLEAIRQCKQEEVDIDVRFLVAVDRRHGPEVAMETVKLAEDFLLSSDGVVVGLDLSGDPTVGHGKDLLSALEKAKNCGLKLALHLSEVPAQRDESELLLNLPPDRIGHGTFLHPEVGGSHSLVDKVCKQNIPIEICLTSNVKGQTVPSYDKHHFQYWYKRGHPCVLCISLRSTSWRPPPLV; encoded by the exons ATGGACACCGAAGCGGATCTCTTTTATCGTCAGCTGCCCAAAGTG gaGTTACACGCACATCTCAATGGTTCTGTGAGTTTTGAAACGATGGAGACGCTTATAAAGCGCAAGCCGCATCTGAATATTGAGCACAGCATGACCGCCATTCGCCGCGGACAGCGCCGATCTCTGGACGA GTGTTTTCAAGTGTTTAAAGTGATTCATCAGCTGGTTGATTCAGAAGAGGACATACTAATG GTTGCCAAAGCAGTGATTCAAGAGTTTGCGGCAGATGGCGTAAAATATTTGGAGTTGCGTAGCACGCCCCGGGATGTGACTGAAACAG GTCTCACTAAACAAAGATACATTGAAACTGTGCTCGAAGCCATCCGGCAGTGCAAACAAGAGGAAGTTGACATTGATGTCAG GTTTCTCGTAGCCGTGGACCGCAGACATGGGCCTGAGGTTGCCATGGAGACAGTGAAGCTGGCAGAAGACTTCCTGCTTTCTAGTGATGGAGTAGTAGTTGGACTTGACCTCAGTGGAGACCCAACA GTCGGTCATGGAAAAGACTTACTCTCTGCACTTGAAAAAGCCAAGAACTGCGGTCTGAAGTTGGCGCTACACCTCTCAGAG GTTCCTGCTCAGAGAGATGAGTCTGAGCTGTTGTTGAACTTGCCTCCTGATAGAATCGGCCATGGAACCTTCCTGCATCCTGAGGTTGGCGGGTCCCACAGTCTTGTGGATAAAGTTTGCAAACAAAATATTCCTATCG AGATATGTTTGACCTCTAATGTCAAAGGTCAAACGGTGCCTTCATATGACAAGCATCACTTCCAATACTGGTATAAGAGAGGACATCCGTGTGTTCTCTGT ATCTCTCTCAGGAGTACCAGCTGGCGGCCTCCACCTTTGGTTTGA
- the LOC141283250 gene encoding tyrosine-protein kinase CSK: protein MSTFETIWPPGTECVARYNFPGTADQDLPMCKGDVLTIVGVTKDPNWYKAKNSAGREGTIPANYVQKREGVKSGGKLSLMPWFHGKITREQAERLLYPPETGLFLVRESTNYPGDYTLCVSCDGKVEHYRIIYHDGKLSIDEEEFFENLMQLMEHYTKDADGLCTRLIKPKLMEGTVAAQDEFSRSGWALNRKELKLIQSIGKGEFGDVMVGDYRGKKVAVKCIKHDATAQAFVAEASVMTQLRHDNLVQLLGVIVEEKGSLFIVTEYMAKGSLVDYLRSRGRTVIGGDRLINFSMDVCKAMEYLEANNFVHRDLAARNVLVSEDNIAKVSDFGLTKEASSTQDTAKLPVKWTSPEALREKAFSTKSDVWSYGILLWEIYSFGRVPYPRIPLKEVVPRVEKGYKMDSPDGCPAVVYDLMKQCWTLDPVVRPSFRELSQKLQDIIANELYR from the exons ATGTCTACCTTTGAG ACGATCTGGCCTCCGGGCACAGAGTGTGTGGCCAGGTACAACTTCCCTGGAACGGCCGACCAGGACTTGCCTATGTGCAAAGGAGATGTTCTTACTATAGTTGGAGTAACTAAG GATCCAAATTGGTACAAAGCGAAAAACTCAGCAGGACGAGAGGGTACCATTCCAGCAAACTACGTTCAGAAGAGAGAAGGAGTGAAGTCAGGCGGTAAACTGAGCCTTATGCC ATGGTTCCATGGAAAGATCACACGCGAGCAGGCCGAGAGGCTGCTTTACCCCCCAGAGACGGGCCTCTTTCTGGTTCGTGAAAGCACCAACTACCCCGGCGACTACACCCTGTGTGTGAGCTGCGATGGCAAGGTGGAGCATTACCGCATCATCTACCACGACGGCAAACTGTCCATCGATGAGGAGGAGTTCTTTGAAAACCTCATGCAGCTCATGGAG CATTACACTAAAGATGCGGATGGACTTTGTACCAGACTTATCAAACCTAAACTCATGGAGGGGACAGTGGCGGCCCAGGATGAGTTCTCGAGAA GTGGCTGGGCTCTGAATAGAAAAGAACTGAAGCTTATCCAATCTATTGGAAAAGGAGAGTTTGGAG ATGTGATGGTCGGAGACTACAGAGGCAAGAAAGTAGCTGTGAAGTGTATCAAGCATGACGCAACAGCGCAGGCCTTTGTTGCAGAGGCTTCTGTTATGAC GCAATTACGGCATGATAACTTGGTACAGCTGCTGGGGGTGATCGTGGAAGAGAAGGGCAGCCTCTTCATTGTCACTGAGTATATGGCCAAG ggTAGTCTAGTGGACTATCTGCGCTCTAGAGGACGTACTGTTATTGGTGGAGATCGTTTGATCAATTTCTCAAT GGATGTCTGCAAGGCGATGGAATATCTCGAGGCCAATAACTTTGTGCACAGGGATCTGGCAGCTCGTAATGTTTTAGTGTCAGAAGACAACATAGCAAAAGTCAGTGACTTCGGCCTTACCAAGGAAGCATCATCTACTCAAGATACAGCCAAACTCCCTGTTAAGTGGACTTCACCTGAGGCCTTGAGAGAGAAG GCGTTTTCTACTAAGTCTGATGTATGGAGCTATGGCATCTTACTGTGGGAAATCTATTCCTTTGGTCGGGTACCTTATCCAAGAATT CCTCTAAAGGAAGTTGTCCCGCGTGTAGAGAAGGGTTACAAGATGGACTCCCCAGACGGCTGCCCGGCGGTGGTGTACGACCTCATGAAGCAGTGCTGGACTCTGGACCCTGTGGTGCGTCCCAGCTTCAGAGAACTGAGTCAGAAACTGCAAGATATCATAGCCAATGAGCTGTACCGATAA